In Scomber japonicus isolate fScoJap1 chromosome 19, fScoJap1.pri, whole genome shotgun sequence, a single genomic region encodes these proteins:
- the slc30a5 gene encoding proton-coupled zinc antiporter SLC30A5, with the protein MEEKYSSNVLSGSKLGMVEVPNSRLTRYIVLLVVSKVLKALGIFESYDILKVVHIVQFIFILKLGSAVILLFFQKPFSSGKVITKRQWIKLLKHAVFSCVIYLLGFFGLTLCGPLRTLLLFEHSDVVVIALLGVLFTSSGGGPSKTRGAALFIIAVICLLLFDNDDLMAKMAEHPEGHHDSALTHFLYTAIAFLGVADHKGGVVLLVVSLCLKVGFHTASRKLSVEIGGAKRLYALDNLVSSIVLLPWVIVLSATTESKVESWSSLILPFGMIIFSVMILEFYVEAVCSAKMETPRCARYGAIALFLSALLLANFWTHPLTDQLRSMSKPPQQVSTEHVLSGGVIVSAVFFIMSSSILSSPSRKGQKGTLVGYSPEGTPLYNFMGDALQHTSQSLPRFIKDSLKQILEEYDSRQIFYFLCLNLAFTFVELFYGVWTNSLGLISDGFHMLFDCSALVLGLFAALMTRWKATRIFSYGYGRVEILSGFINGLFLMVIAFFVFMESVTRLLDPPNINTDMLTPVSVGGLLVNLVGICAFSHAHSHGGKSCSSHDHGHSHHGHSHSEHSHGGHGHSHGGHGHGGHGHGSHGHSSHGHGGHGHSHGSGGGGMNANMRGVYLHVLADTMGSVGVIISTILIRQFGWLIADPICSLFIATLIFLSVIPLLKDACEVLLLRSPPENEKDLNIALEKIEKIEGVLSYRDPHFWRHSANMIAGTIHLQIMSDVVEQRIIQQVTAILKDAGVNNLSVQVEKEAYFQHMSGLSTGFHEVLAMTQQMESMNYLKDGTCIM; encoded by the exons ATGGAGGAGAAATACAGCAGCAACGTCCTTTCTGGAAGTAAACTGGGAATGGTGGAGGTGCCCAATTCCAG GTTAACCAGATACATCGTTTTACTGGTTGTCTCAAAGGTCCTCAAGGCACTCGGGATCTTTGAATCATACGATATCCTAAAAGTTGTTCACATTGTCCAGTTCATTTTCATACTAAAATTAGG gaGTGCTGtcattctgcttttctttcaaaAGCCTTTCTCCTCTGGTAAAGTCATCACAAAAAGACAG TGGATAAAGTTACTAAAGCACGCCGTTTTCAGCTGTGTTATATACCTACTGGGATTCTTTGGTCTAACTCTCTGTGGACCTCTAAG GACGTTGTTGCTTTTTGAGCACAGTGATGTGGTGGTCATCGCTCTCCTCGGTGTGCTGTTTACCAGCTCAGGAGGAGGGCCATCCAAG ACCAGAGGTGCTGCTCTGTTCATCATCGCTGTGatctgcctcctcctcttcgaTAACGATGACCTCATGGCAAAGATGGCGGAGCACC CTGAGGGGCATCATGACAGCGCTCTCACTCATTTCCTCTACACTGCCATCGCATTTTTAGGGGTTGCAGATCATAAA GGAGGTGTTGTGTTGCTGGTGGTCTCCCTGTGTCTAAAGGTGGGCTTCCACACGGCCTCCAGGAAACTGTCAGTGGAAATCGGAGGAGCAAAACGCCTCTACGCCCTCGACAACCTGGTTTCTTCTATAGTGCTCCTGCCCTGGGTCATAGTGCTCTCAGCCACTACAGAA AGTAAAGTAGAATCGTGGTCGTCCCTCATCCTGCCTTTCGGGATGATCATCTTCTCCGTGATGATCCTGGAGTTTTACGTGGAGGCCGTCTGCAGTGCGAAGATGGAGACTCCGAGGTGCGCCCGCTACGGTGCCATCGCCCTCTTCCTCAGCGCCCTGCTGCTGGCCAACTTCTGGACTCACCCGCTGACCGACCAGCTGCGCTCCATGAGCAAACCGCCCCAGCAGGTCAGCACGGAGCATGTGCTCTCAGGAGGAGTGATAGTCAGCGCCGTCTTCTTCATCATGT cATCCAGTATTCTTTCGTCTCCATCAAGAAAAGGTCAGAAGGGCACCCTGGTGGGTTACTCACCTGAAGGGACCCCTCTATACAACTTCATGGGCGATGCCCTGCAGCACACATCACAGTCCCTCCCACGGTTCATCAAAGACTCCCTGAAACAGATCCTAGAGGAGTACGACTCCAGACAGATCTTCTACTTCCTGTGTCTCAACCTG GCTTTCACCTTTGTGGAGCTCTTCTACGGCGTCTGGACCAACAGCCTGGGACTGATCTCAGACGGCTTCCACATGCTGTTCGACTGCTCCGCTTTAGTCCTCGGCCTGTTCGCTGCCCTCATGACCCGCTGGAAAGCCACCAGGATCTTCTCTTATGG ATACGGTCGTGTTGAAATACTTTCTGGGTTCATCAATGGTCTGTTCCTGATGGTCATtgctttctttgtctttatggAGTCAGTCACCCGTTTGTTGGATCCTCCTAATATAAACACAGACATGCTGACT CCGGTGTCTGTCGGAGGATTACTGGTCAACCTGGTGGGTATCTGCGCTTTCAGTCACGCTCACTCCCACGGCGGCAAAAGCTGCTCATCGCACGACCACGGCCACTCGCACCACGGCCATTCCCACAGCGAGCACAGCCATGGAGGTCACGGACATTCTCATGGAGGGCACGGTCACGGTGGGCATGGTCACGGCAGCCACGGTCACAGCAGCCACGGACACGGAGGACACGGGCACTCCCATGGATCGGGCGGCGGAGGCATGAACGCCAACATGAGAG GCGTTTACCTTCACGTCCTCGCCGATACGATGGGCAGCGTCGGCGTGATCATCTCCACCATCCTCATCCGTCAGTTCGGCTGGTTGATCGCCGACCCCATCTGTTCGCTGTTCATCGCCACACTAATTTTCCTCAGCGTCATCCCTCTGCTGAAGGACGCCTGCGAGGTTCTTCTTCTCCGAAGTCCCCCAGAGAATGAGAAAGACCTGAACATCGCTCTAGAAAAG ATTGAGAAGATTGAAGGAGTTTTGTCGTACAGAGACCCTCATTTCTGGAGACATTCAGCCAACATGATCGCAGGGACCATCCACCTCCAGATCATGTCAGATGTGGTGGAACAGAGGATCATACAGCAG GTGACGGCTATTTTGAAAGACGCTGGGGTGAATAATCTCTCAGTGCAGGTGGAGAAGGAGGCGTACTTTCAGCACATGTCAGGACTCAGCACCGGATTTCATGAAGTTCTTGCTATGACGCAGCAGATGGAGTCCATGAATTACCTGAAAGATGGGACGTGTATAATGTAA
- the LOC128380718 gene encoding annexin A1-like, with the protein MSLFKKFFKNIINDRDRDDDTVTVKGKPKPKYYGTVTPYPNFNASSDASVLQSAIEARGVDEDVIISVLVKRNNEQRQKIKVVYEASKGERLAEDLKDALRSDLEDVSLALLMTPAQFDAFQLRRATKGLGTDEEILVEILATRSNQEICEIKRVFKEEYGEELEEVIVSETSDDFTTALLAMLKANKSESMEVDMALAQKDAEVLFESGENTDGVDVSAFINILTARSGPQLSKTFEKYASVSDVTLPKALELELSGDIEDCLIDIVKCSWNKPAFFAEKLHLAMKGHGTCEETLIRVLVSRSEIDLQKILEQYRAMYNRSVQEDILEDTDGHYQQVLLGICGPY; encoded by the exons ATGTCCCTCTTCAAGAAATTCTTCAAAAATATCATcaatgacagagacagagatgatgACACAGTCACA GTGAAGGGTAAGCCCAAACCTAAGTATTATGGAACAGTCACCCCATACCCAAACTTCAATGCCAGCAGTGATGCCTCAGTTCTTCAGAGCGCCATTGAAGCTAGAG GAGTAGACGAGGATGTCATCATTTCAGTCCTGGTGAAAAGAAACAACGAGCAGAGACAGAAGATCAAAGTAGTTTATGAAGCATCCAAAGGAGAG AGGCTGGCTGAAGATCTGAAGGACGCTCTCAGGTCAGATTTGGAGGATGTCTCTCTGGCTCTGCTCATGACACCTGCCCAGTTTGATGCCTTCCAGCTCAGGAGAGCCACAAAG GGACTGGGCACAGATGAAGAAATCCTGGTGGAGATTCTGGCAACAAGATCAAACCAAGAGATTTGTGAGATCAAGAGGGTCTTTAAAGAAG AGTACGGAGAAGAACTGGAGGAAGTTATTGTGAGCGAGACAAGCGATGACTTCACCACGGCTCTTCTGGCCATGTTGAAAGCAAACAAAAGTGAAAGCATGGAAGTCGACATGGCTCTGGCCCAAAAGGATGCAGAG GTTCTGTTTGAGTCAGGTGAGAATACTGATGGAGTCGACGTCTCTGCCTTCATCAACATCCTGACCGCACGCAGCGGACCGCAGCTCTCCAAGA CATTCGAGAAATACGCCTCCGTCAGTGATGTCACATTACCTAAAGCCCTGGAGTTGGAGCTGAGCGGAGACATTGAAGACTGTCTCATTGACATTG TGAAATGTTCCTGGAACAAACCAGCTTTCTTTGCTGAGAAACTCCATCTGGCAATGAAG GGCCACGGTACATGTGAGGAGACGCTGATCAGGGTGCTGGTGAGCCGCTCTGAGATTGACCTACAGAAGATTTTGGAACAATACCGGGCCATGTATAACAGAAGTGTACAGGAGGACATACTG GAGGACACTGATGGACATTATCAGCAGGTCCTGCTTGGAATCTGTGGACCATACTGA